CTGGAGGTCCTCCCCTACCTCTCCAGCCCGCGGGCTCCCTGATATCCCTGCCATCCTCTGCCATCATCTACCACTGGGTATTCAAGCACTGATCttcctatatttttctttaaatgctccATCTGTGCTGTTCAAAGGAAGCCACTTGGTGAAACTCCACACGGATGGAGCGGGGCGAGCTCCAAGACCAGTGCGGGTCAGGACCAGAACTGACCACAAGGCCGTCTCGCGGCCAGAGAAGGGAATGGATGCACCAAATGTCAGAGACAATGAAATTTCAGTAAACACTCATCTGTATTCTAATTTTCCTGGGCCCCACAGCCATTTTCACGTTTTCCTGAGTGCTTTACCTGGAGATGAGCACAGATCTCCAAAATGCAGATGGGaggaactgaagagaaaggaaaggcgCTGGGAGAAAGGGCCGCTGCACAAGCTGAAGAGGGGCCTGTACGCGGCCGCAAAATGCGGCGAGAGAAGACGTTGGCGCTTCCCAGACCTCACTCAGCCAACCGGAGAAACAAGCCTCAAGAGACGCCACGGGGCCGACTGCCCTAGCTTCCGTACTGGAGTCGGAAGAAAGGGGCCTCTGGCACCGCGAGAGTTTGAAATCCCGCGGAGCGCCCCTGCAGCATAAAGGCTGGTTGGGGAACCCCTTTCCGGGTTCCAGCTCCCTGTAGGCGAGGCCCAAGCATGAGCCCGTCATGTGGGCTGCTGGGCTCCAGGCTCACTGGTCCGATTCCTGGAGGGCGGGTGGCCCAGGGGCTCGGGAAGCAAAAGTGGcatctgaggcctctggggagatAGGACTTTAAACTTAAATCTTCTaaatcttgtcagaacaaagaataaaCAGCAAGCACGACAAAGGTACATTCCTTTAAGGTTTCAAGAGACAGATTAGCACATACATAGTGCGTCTGCATGACCTTAGTGTCTGGGAAGGGAGCCTTATCTTCAAAGGAGTACTAGCAGTAGTATCATGGGGGAGGCCGTTATCCCTGTCTTCAAAGCAGACACTAAGCGGTCTGGTAAATGCATTCATTTCTTTAATGGTTAAAGCAGATGTGCAAAATGCATGTTTGACAGACTGTAAGGCAGGCTGTTCTAGTTAGCATAAAGTTCAACCAAAATCATGTGTAAGCCAGAATGATTTCTCCATACCTTAATACTGAAATTGGTGAAAATTTCCTTCATAAAAGCAATCAATGTGAAAATTATTACTATGGCTATCATGTGGAAATTGGAAGACAAAAATTATCCCAGAATACAAATTATTAACTTTGAAATACTGAAATagagtattttaaattaaactagGGTTCAACAAACAATAGCCTCTGAGCCAAATCCAATTCACCCAATTCTCTTCAGGTAGTATTGACATCTTACCAATATTcagtctttcaatccatgaacatgggatacctTTACATTTATTAAGATCTTCTTAAATGttgtagttttatagtttttctttttttgttgttttgcagttttcagtgtacaagtctttttacctccttggttaaagttattcttaggtattttattctttctgatgctgttgtaaatgggatGGTTTTCTCACTGAACCTATATATTAGGTTTCTGTAGTTTCTTAATGGATTCATCTACATTTTCTATGTATAGAATGATGTTgtctgcaaatagagacagttttatttcctccttttcaattCAGATGACTTTTCTCTTTCGTACCTAATTGTTCTGACTATGGCTTTCAGTActatacaaagtttaaaatacttAGTGAATACTTCATTCACAAAAtaataatatcaaaataaaaatactaccaAAAGCTGTAAggtaattttacttaaaaaagtaaagactACCAAAAAAGGCAAGTGCAACACTATTGAAAGCAGACTAATTAGAAGTACTGAATGGGACCTGAAGTTGCTCCATGGctttagaagagaaaattcatCAAGAAGAAATGTTATTAATTTCCATAGAGctaaataaaatagttttgaaatgtATTAGGCAAAATTGGATGGAAATATATGGAGAAATGTTTCCTAACATGATCATAAatttattatatcacttataGAAATGTAAgtactaagttttaaaaaataattattttaaaaaataataaggctTATTTCTTCTGCTGGGGTGAACATAATGGCATTTGttctattaataatatttatatttacactTATATCACTAACTTTACACGTGCTAaacatataatataaattaataaataaaagtaaagataGATCATTAATCAAAACAACAGGAGAATAAAATAACTATTGAAAAATAccaaattttataaacttttgtgttaattttgtatAATATTATTAAAGTAGGTATATACACTCACAcattaaatatttgctttaaGATCCAGAGCTTGATCACATTCAAAACTAAACTTTATGAATTAAAATGGAAGAAATCACAAATACATTGATTACAATGCTATAACATAAAAAGTTAAATACTAGGatcttgtaaaaataaatatagccAACTAGCCATTTGTAAGCACTTTTTGAAACCGTAATTCTTGtctaaaagggaaaataaaatgaaaaatatgtgcCATTTAGAAATGAACTTTCAGAATAGTAAAAAGATGATATATAAACCAAATTGATTAAATAAGCTTGAAAAACaatacaataaaaaggaaattagctTGAAATTAGTAAATattaccagaaattaacaaaatataaagacacaCTAAAGAAATGATTAAAAGCATAAAGCTGcttctttgatttaaaaatgtagatataaaaagatatattaaaaaggagagattaaaaaatagaaaaaataattggcAAGAATATTCAGAAAGAGACACACAGCCACAAGCATGGAGATTAAGTAATTATATCATTTAGTTCTAGAAATGAATATCCCCCAAGTTCCTGTTTTGTCTCGATAGAGCAGCATACCTGCTGGCAGGTTTACCTCTGTCAGTAGGTGTtaacaagcattttctctgcatttgttTCTTCTATGCCtagtttaaattatataaagCATAGATGTTAATAGTAGTTTAGGTATTagaatataacttttttttcctggtgtaTGTGAGAGTGAAGTGTTTTCCACTGTGGGTTATAGACCATAAACATCTAGAAACAATACACTTAAAGGTGAAAAGTAAAGTGTTTCAGTTTTACTTGGGTTTGAACATTTTCCACCCTAAAAAAAGGTGAGAagtgttgttttatatttttgcaaatctcttcaaTGTCCAGTTTAACAGAATATAGCTAGTATTTTATACGTGCTCCTACAGTTAATCTGTTGACATAAATAAGGAAAATCTGGCCTCACACAGATATAGTTAGAAAATGGACAAGTGTTTTAATGAACTTTTCAGTAATTGTCTAAATATTATTCTTTGATATTATACCAACAATCAACAAGTGGTAATTTCTTAAAGGTTACTTATAATGTGGAATCTGGCTCTTCAGCTcttaaattaaaatccatttgtCTATCTTATACTTTAATATACCCACAGATGATATTGCAGCATTATGTACtaatcatttggaaaatattgatttAGTGAGTTAGGCAGATCTCTCATTGCCATATTTCATTATATGGTATTATAAAATCACATTCATTATTAGCATCACCGATCTCATCACAAAGGACTAAGTATTGGGAAGGGGTCAAGTTCATGGTGGCGATATCTTGTTTTTCAGTATTCTAATTTTTTGCTTGAAAACCAAATTAACAAGAATTACTATCAGTTTTCTTTATTGTCAGTTTAAAATTCACTTCAATTTTGATAAAATGTCTATCAAATATCCAAGTCTGAGTCATCTTACTCAAAATCTGTCAcctaatatttcaaataaaattgatGTCCGTTAAAAAGGTAGCTGGTTCGGCTCACAAATAAAACAATCATAGAAGTGCATTTCCTTGAAACAACTTCATACTTCAACATGAAGGACTTTATGAGTATTTCTCTTTTcatcacataaaatttttaaaagatgtgttcGTATCAACTTTAGTATCCTAGCCGTGATATTACAGTGCTGTTTTATAAAACATTACCATTGGAGTAAAACGGCCAGAGTACATGGGATCTCCCTATATAACTTCTTACAACTGTGTGttaatctacaattatctcaaaattaaaagtataattttaaaatgttttactcaAAGgtcaaaatttaacaaaattaaatttttactattttatgaATAACATTCTTAAGTGgaattggcttttttcttttaaccacaagtcaggggaagaaaagaatacaataactagAAGTACGATTTGGTGACACTGCCTTGATTCATGTTAAAGCCAGCAGTTTTATCCACGCTGCTTTTGCACCATCAGCACAAATTTCAGTGCAGCAACAAAAAGCAAGCAATGTCTTAAGTGTTATAATGAAATTTGTTTTGGCCATGCAGATCACTTGAAAGAGCCCCCTAACACCCTCTGACCACACTCAGAGAACCACTGATCCATAATAATAGGACAGAATTAAATGaaagttatattaaaatttaCTGCAAACTTTTAAACTGGAACATTTCAATGGTGATCATAACAGGCTTAATGGATTTGAAGCAATATTCATTGTTTCATACTGTTTatcatcttttctttaaaaatttctccatGCTTTATAGTCTACTACTTACCAGAGGATTGGCAGGATGGGCAGTGGTTGGTCTGGGGcactttttctgtctgttttaaaCATCTAGACCTAACACCTCAGGATATGAAATGGGGGGCACTAGTGGATTGGTAGTCCAGAcacagattgaaaaaaataaaaaataaaaacacaagactGAGAAGACTTATCTGAATACCATGTCATGTTTGCCTCCTATACAGCTTCCAAATTTGCACACAGATTTTAATGCTAGGCCCCGACGGACAACTCAGGTTACCTGTCCCAATTCTGTCTCCTCTGAGGCAGAAGGCCTTATGTGGGTTTAAGAATCAGTAGAGGTGGGTCTGGACAGGGCCAAAGGATGGGACTTCTTTCTACCCCCTTCTCAGAACATTTCCAGGTCCTTCTGTTTGGTTGCTGCTCCACAGAAATGTCTCCCAGGGTTTGTATCTCTTTGAATCTGCTTGACTCTTCATACACCGgcagtgctcttttttttttttttttttttttttcctgttgagaGTTTTAAATACTTCAGGGcaaaatcttttatttatttatttttaatgtaccgattacactgaaaactgaaatatTCCTTCTAAAAGTTAAAAAGCAGTAAATGGTACACGTTTAATTTTGGAATCCTTTTTGTGACATGATTTTATGGAAAAGAATAATTAGAGTCTAAGACTCAAAGAGATTAAAACACAAAAGGTATTTTTCTGTTGTGAAAGAGTAAGGGCACTGGACCAGGGTTTACCACAGAGAAGGATAAGAAAAGCCATGGCACTTGCTCCATCTAGGATAATACTTCATAATTTTCCATCAGGTTCTGCTCACTCCACTCAAACTCAGATTTTGAACAAAAAGTAAAACTCTACACCTCACACTATTTGAGATAGTGATTCCCTAACACACTCCTTTGGGTATTGAAATTTGGGgacctcttttattttcttccctaaatTGAGAGTCAATGATCCAGGCACTGAATCTTGTACTTGAAATCCTGCTTCACCACTTTCTAAATActcatatattttgttttcttatggttTTAAATATCTATTCTAAACACCTATACACAGATAAAAAGATGTATGTTATTATACAATTCCTATACTTTCCTGCCCATtcttggaaatttttattttccaaataaaattcacAATCATAGTCAAGTTTCATGAAAAAAACCTGGGCCTTGGGACAAAATCCTAAGTGAATTTGTGGGACATGGTCATTTTCAAAAAGAGAGTATTCTCAACCAAAAAAGTAGTCTATTTTACAACAGGTGGAAAGATTTAAACCAAATAATTACTAATGGGATGTTGTATGGTGATTCAAAGAATAGAAAGTAATTTCATTTTGTGCTTCTGTATATACGTGCACGTTTTCTTCGTAACACTAAATAACACATTTCTAGGCTAAATGCACTAGTTAATAAAAATAGCTTCAGTATGGATTCAACCTAGAAACCAGAGAGTGCCCCAGGAAGCGAGCAAAGGTACGGTATTTCCAAAAATGGACACCTCTTCCCAAACCTAGAGCTACAATAGTTACAGTCTTTCTTACCTGTCAGCCCTCTGTCTAATAAAATCTTCTACCCACGCACTATCTCTGTCCCCATGAGTTCACCATTTCCCAAGCTCTCCCTGAAGCTGACTCTGCTGGGTCATGCTCTGGGGAACTAAGATTAAATCAGCCATGGTGTCTGTCAAGCCTCTTGTTCGCAGAAGGCCAGGCAGACATTAAGAGATGAGCTCTAGAACTGTTGTTTCCTTAACATCCAGGTTACTGTGGAAGGATAGCTCAAGTATACTTGGGAAGTGACATTGGAATAGTGTCCATTCTCTCATTTCAACCTACTTAAGAAGTATTCTGCCCCATCAAGTTACCTGAGAGACTGTCCACAACCTCCATCCCCACTAGGGAAAGCCAGAGCTCCTGAAAATGGGCCAGCAATTCCTCAGGTGGACTAGAGACGTTGACCCTTACAGTTAACAGTCTCATGAGCACTCCCATCACACATAAGATGTCCCTGCTTTAGTGTCCGGCAATGGCAGATTTCTTACTAAAGCCACAGCCTTGGGTGTGACCTCTGGTGTCTCATGAAGGGTGACTATTGGCTAAAGGTTTCACTACACTCCTTGTACACTCAAGGTTTCTATCCTGAGTGTGTCCTCTGATGCCTGATGAGGTTTGATTTCCGACTAAATCCTCGCCCACACTTCCTACAAACATAAGGCTTCTCTCCTGAATGTATCCTCTGGTGTCTAATTAGGTGTGACTGCCGGCTAAAGCCCTGTCCACACTCCCTGCACACATGGGGCTTCCCCCCTGAGTGTGCCCTCTGGTGTGTAATGAGAGTTAACTTATCACAAAAGCCTTGCCCACACTCCCTGCACACAAAGGGTGTATCACCTGAGTGTGCCCTCTTGTGCCGAAACAGGTTTGGCTTCTGGCTAAACCTTCTGCCACACTCCCTGCACATGAAAGGCTTTTCCCCTGAGTGTGTCCTCTGGTGTGAGATGAGGGTTGACTTATCGTTAAAGCCTCGGCCACACTCCCTGCATACAAATGGCTTCTCCCCGGAGTGCGTCCTCTGGTGTGTGATGAGGGTTGATTTCCGGGTGAATGCTCTCCCACACTCCCTGCATACAAATGGCTTCTCCCCAGTGTGTGACCTCTGGTGTTTGTTGAGGTTTGACTTCAGGCTAAAGCACTGCCCACACTCCAGGCACACATAAGGTTTAACCCCTGAGTGTGTTCGCTGGTGTGTCTTGAGGTTTGATTTCCAGCTAAAGTGACGCCCACATTCTGTGCACACATAaggcttctctcctgtgtgtgtcCTTAAGTGTCTAATGAGGTGTGACTTCTGGCTAAAGCCTTGCTCACATTCCCTGCAAACATAAGGCTTCTCTCCTGAATGTATCCTCTTATGTCTGATGAGGTGTGAATGCTGGCGAAAGGCTCGCCCACATTCCCTGCAAACATAAGGCTTCTCCCCAGAGTGTGCCCTCTGGTGTGTGATGAGGTTCGACTTCAGGCTAAAGCTCTGCCCACATTCCTTGCACATGTAAGGCCTGACCCCTGAGTGTGTCCGCTGATGTGTGAAGAGGTTTGACTTCCAGGTAAAGCCTCGTCCACATTCCTTGCACACATAAGGTTTCTCCCCTGAGTGTGTCCTCTGGTGGGTGACGAGGTTTGATTTCCAGGTAAAGCCTCGCCCACATTCCCTGCACACATAAGGCTTTTCTGCAGAGTGTGTCCTCTGGTTTTTGATGAGGACTGACATACTGCTGAAGCCTTGTCTCCACTCCCTGTACATATAAGGTGTCTCCCCCGTGTGTGTCTTCTGGAGGCTGAGCTGGTTTGACTCCTTGATAAAGCCTAGCCCAAGCTCTCCATATCTGATTGCTCCAAATCCTGAGACTTCTAAACCACACAGTATTTCCTCTGGGCTGGGCCCTATATCCACCACTAAGTTGTCTTCCTTGGCCCTTACTGGCTGTTCTTCCGGGGCGCTGGAGAACACCTCCAAAGTCCGGCTTCTGCTTTCTCTCCCACACACGGGCTTGAAATCTTCTCTCTCTTGAAGGTCTGCTTTGTTGCTCAAGCAGGTTTGATCAaagagctgctcctgctgctgttCCTGATCTTCTGAATAGGGTTTCCCTGGGTGGAGATGATTTCCTGCACGTAAACTTGAGAACAGCTGAGGGAGATGACTGAGCCACACACGTTGGCTGAGGGCTTGCTGACTAGAGAATGCTGGAGGACAGGGGAAACAAGGCTGAGTTTCCAGCTTTGATCCTGCTGAATAAAGAATGTTTTTAGTCAGAGCAGTCACGGATTGGGCTGCTAGGTAATTTTGCTTTGCCCACTGGTCATTCATAATATGTTTACATTACTGCCTCGCACTCAGCCACCCTTCCCAAGATCTACTTTTCATTTCACTTTAtgcattacattttttattgcaaAAATCTGCAAACTTGCTcagtgggccaaatccagcctgcaaCCTGTTTTTTGTATGGCTAcgatataacatttaaaatacccagttttcaaagaaacaggaaagagtGACTCACACTTAGGGACAAAAGAGATTTCAAAACTGATACTATGACTAtattcaaagaactaaagaaaacaatgtgtgagaaaataaaaacaaacaaacaaaaagaaaatgatgtgttaaaaattaaaagcaaatatgaTAACAACTTAAAATGGAGAATCTCAATAAAGAATAGAAACtattaataagaaacaaaaggaaattctgaaattgagaagtaaaataactaaaattacaAAGTTACTAGACAGATACAATAGCATGTTTGACTTTGTAACAGAACCAGTGAACTTAGAGAAATCGTTAGAAATTACCTAAAACAGTAGAACAGAGTGAAAGAGtgactgaagaaaaacaaagagcccCAGAAATCCATAGGGTTTCAACCAACTTGACCAAACTGACATGTATGGAACACTTCATCCAACAACTGccaaatgtatattcttttcaagtacacacaGAAcgttctccaggacagatcatacGTTAGGCAAAAAACCAAGTCTCAGTAAAATTAACAAggttaaaattatacaaaatatgtTTTCCCTACCACAAAGGAATCAAATTAGaaaccagaaaaggaaagaaagatggaaaaaccacaaacatgtggaaattaaataagacaccTCTAAGTAACTCAGGGGTCAgagaagaaatcagaagaaaaactgaaatatattttgaactgaatgaaaactaAACCCAGCATAATAAAGTTTATGGGATGTAACTAAAGAAGTGATTAGAAAGATATTTATAGCTCTAAATGCCTGTATTAGAGAAAAATGATTCCAAATCAATCATCTAAGCTTCTatcttaagaaattagaaaaagagcaaattaggCATTaaacaagcagaagaaaagaaataatacacatttacaaaaaattaaccaaatagaaaactataaatgaatagagaaaatcaacgaaattaaaagttgttttttgaaaagatctATAAAATTGAGTAATCTTTagctagaaggaagaaaaaataaagaagacagaaaacaccaattcagaaatgaaacagaacatCATTACTGACCTCACAGAAATTAGAAGGGAGTATTATAAAAACTTTATGCCAACAACTAGACAACAAAGGCAAAACAGAAAAAGtctaaaaagacacaaactaccaagaCTAACTCAATAAAAGCTAGAGTATCTGAATAGACCTGTAATAAGTGACAAGATTGAATTAGTTAATTAAAAGTCTTCCCACAGAGACAAGCCCCTGTCCAAGTGTCTTCaccaatatttaaagaagaaatgatacaaatccttcacaaattctttcagaaaatagaggaggagagaaaatctCCCAACTCATTCTACGTAGTCATTATCcagataccaaagccagacaaaaatatcaaaaagaaagtgaaaaaaaaaaaaagtaaaatacagatCAATACCCCTTGTAAACATGAGTGGCAAAATCcctaaaaaatattagaaaactaaATCCAGCAGTAAGtcaaaaagaattatacactacAGTAAGGTGGAATTTATTCTAGGATTGCAAAGTTcatttaacatctgaaaatcaattaatgaaatagatcatattaacaaaataaagacaaatactacatgtccatctcaatagatggagaaaatcCAATAcccataaataataaaaacattcaacaaactaggaattGAACTGaatttcctcaacctgataaagggcatctacatAAAACCTACAGCTAAgatcacagctaacatcatacttaatggtaaaaggCTGAATGTTTTCCCCTAAgttcagaaacaagacaaaggtGTCTGTTATCAACAACTCCACTCTACACTGCACTAGAGGTTCTAGCCAAAAAGctaaagaaggaggaggaggaggggagcagcagaacaaggaagatgagaagaaagaagTTAGAGACATCTAAATTGGAAGACGTAAGCCTCTCTTCCGTTTACAGATTATATGACCCAGTATGTACAAAATTCCAAGGAATCGTCAAAAAAGGGACAATAGATAAGCATTGTATTTAGTAAGGTAATATGATAAGagctcaaaatacaaaaatcaattgtatttctgcATACTAGGAATGAACATTCcacaaatgaaattaagaaaacaacaccATCCACAGTAACATaggtaataataaaatattgaggaatAAATTTGACAAAAGTTAACATAAGACATGTAAACTGAACATTTGAAAacactgctgagagaaattaGTCCTAAATAGATAATCATAgattagaagactcaatattattaaAACTGTGATTTTCcctaaattgatctatagattcaatgcaatccctaacaCAACCAGAGccggattgttttgttttgttttgtagaaaCTGACAATCTGACTCTAAAATTTGTGTGGCAATTCAAGAGACAGAGAAGAgccaaaatgattttgaaaaagttAGAGGATTTACACTACTCAACTTTAAAACTTAATATAAGGCCCCAGTAATGAAGATAGTGTGCTATTGTCATAAGAGGcatagagatcaatggaacaaaattagGAGTACAGAAATGAACCCTTAGATTtacagtcaattgatttttgacaaaggtgccaagacagTTGAAAGAGGGAAAGCATACTCTTTTTAACAAATACTGCCAAGACAACTGAATATTCATATGCAAGAAAATTTAGAATTTAGACTTTCACTTCACttgatacataaaaattaactcaaaatggatcacagccCTAAGTGTAAAAGCTGAAAGTATAAAATGTCTAGAAGAAaccaaagaagaaaatctttgtggcTTTGGGTTAAGCAAACTTCTTAGTTACACCACCAAAAGCacgattcattaaaaaaaaaaattgttaaactggacagcatcaaaatttaaaacttttatgctTGAAAAGACACCATTATGAgactgaaaagacaagccatggacttgtcttttctctgaaacttcattttagttgaaaataattgaaaatccTATCTGATATAAGACTTGTGTCTAGAATATGTgaaaaactcttacaactcaaaaagaagacaaacaacccaacttaaaaatgggcaaaagaactgAGTAGCagtttcaccaaagaagacatgccAGTGGTTAacgagcacatgaaaagatcaaCATCACCAGgcattggggaaatgcaaattaaaaccacagtgaaataccactacacacTCACTAGAATGTATATAATCAAAATCGGAGACAAttccaagtgctgacaaggatgtagagaaactgagaCCCTAATATACTGCTactagaaaaatgtaaaaatagaaaataaaaatatgacagaaatgtaaaatataaatgctaataaaaatgtacagccactttggaaaataattttgcagtttcttaaaaagctaaacataaaCACACCATACAATCCAAAAATTCTGCTCCTAGTTAcctacccaagagaagtgaaatcatatgtcCACATCGAGACTGGTACATGACTGTTTCtagcagcactattaacaataaccaaaaaatggacacaatccaaatgtccatcaacctgTGAATAGGTAGACAAAACATAGTAtagcatataatggaatattacatgGCAATAAAAAGGGATGGATTAttgacacatgctgcaacattgatgaacctcaaaaacaccatgctgaaagaagccagttatGATATTTTTTGatactatttatataaaatgtccagaaaaaagcaaatctatagagatagcCTATCAATGGTTTCCTGGAGCTCAAGTGGGAGATAGATGCAAATACATCCAAGGTAactttttggagtgatggaatGTTCTAAAGTTGGATGGAAGTGATGGTCACACAACCCTAAAAGTTTACTAAAAACAATTAGACTATACACTTTTAAGTAGGTTATGGTATATAAGTTATACCTCAATGAAATTGTTAAAAAAGCAGGAGCCATGAAATTGTATACTTCTAAACCATCAGTGCCATCATAGACAGAGAGGTTTTGGAAATGGTCTATGTTAAGAGAGACTAAAGAGGGTTGACATGTAAATGCACTACTGGATCATGTTCTGGAGAGGAAAAAGGATATACTGTGTCTACTGACAATTGTAATATGAGAGGTAGATCACAGATATTAGATAAAATTATTGTATCAAAGTTAACTTGTTTCAGATTTACTGAAGTTGATAACTGTACTGTGGTTACATTAGAATATTACCAGTCTTAGAAAATCTTTTAACAAACATCAACATATGAGCCTACACATagacatacacatatgtacataaatatatactcaTACACATggtggggggagaagggagagcGCACACGCCCATGACAAAGCAAACGGTAAAATATTAATAGTGATTTTGTcatgccattttatatatataatatatataccatatatatttatatatatacatgcgtGTAGAGGATATAAAAGGTATTCTTTGCactatttttattcttgtaaactttctgtaattttgaagtaatttccaaatatcaaatcaaaaataaacagaatgaaGCCCATTTCTGAGAATGGCAGCAGACTGAATTGGTATCCCCTGCAAAAAAACACCACCAAATGAGAGGCAGGGAAGCTTCCTGGTGGAGGAAAGAGACAAGGCAACCAGGAAGGTCCCTCCATCAACTGAAGATGTTGTTCTGGAAAGGAAGTCACACCAGGCAGCCTTACTGGGGCCTCAGGGTCTTAGAAAGAGCTCCCCCTAGTACTTGAGAGATGTCTCCTTCTTTCCTACCTGCCACGCTGTGGATGGTCCAACTCCCCTGTGTCATACTCACCTGGGCAGAGTCTCAGGAGACTTTGTCTCTCCTCTTTCCAGGGCTCTTCCCCTCGCTCCAGCTGAGAAATGAGTtttggtttggaaaatggaatttctgctcagaaggaaagaaaacaaggagaCTCTTGGTTGTGGGCTCAAGGGGCCACCCTGGAACTCAGAGCCAAAATGGGGAGGAAACCCAGAAGGTGGTACAAAGGACCTATGAATAGTGAACTCTCTGCAGTAGGAGGGTTGAG
This Camelus bactrianus isolate YW-2024 breed Bactrian camel chromosome 9, ASM4877302v1, whole genome shotgun sequence DNA region includes the following protein-coding sequences:
- the ZNF875 gene encoding zinc finger protein 875 isoform X1, with amino-acid sequence MGLWSRPRLHWEGVFQLGIFSFLFTPSDLPSETALLQGEHSGDQENGLEAPESQERGIRGVRGCGCGLHPGGVEVVEPCSEDPAQGGDDGDLQPLDLTGNSIFQTKTHFSAGARGRALERGETKSPETLPRLMDIWIVSIFWLLLIVLLETVMYQSRCGHMISLLLAGSKLETQPCFPCPPAFSSQQALSQRVWLSHLPQLFSSLRAGNHLHPGKPYSEDQEQQQEQLFDQTCLSNKADLQEREDFKPVCGRESRSRTLEVFSSAPEEQPVRAKEDNLVVDIGPSPEEILCGLEVSGFGAIRYGELGLGFIKESNQLSLQKTHTGETPYMYREWRQGFSSMSVLIKNQRTHSAEKPYVCRECGRGFTWKSNLVTHQRTHSGEKPYVCKECGRGFTWKSNLFTHQRTHSGVRPYMCKECGQSFSLKSNLITHQRAHSGEKPYVCRECGRAFRQHSHLIRHKRIHSGEKPYVCRECEQGFSQKSHLIRHLRTHTGEKPYVCTECGRHFSWKSNLKTHQRTHSGVKPYVCLECGQCFSLKSNLNKHQRSHTGEKPFVCRECGRAFTRKSTLITHQRTHSGEKPFVCRECGRGFNDKSTLISHQRTHSGEKPFMCRECGRRFSQKPNLFRHKRAHSGDTPFVCRECGQGFCDKLTLITHQRAHSGGKPHVCRECGQGFSRQSHLIRHQRIHSGEKPYVCRKCGRGFSRKSNLIRHQRTHSG
- the ZNF875 gene encoding zinc finger protein 875 isoform X3; this translates as MASRLLKAKKEAFVAFGDVAVDFTQEEWRLLSPAQRTLHREVMMETYSHLISLEIPFSKPKLISQLERGEEPWKEERQSLLRLCPAGSKLETQPCFPCPPAFSSQQALSQRVWLSHLPQLFSSLRAGNHLHPGKPYSEDQEQQQEQLFDQTCLSNKADLQEREDFKPVCGRESRSRTLEVFSSAPEEQPVRAKEDNLVVDIGPSPEEILCGLEVSGFGAIRYGELGLGFIKESNQLSLQKTHTGETPYMYREWRQGFSSMSVLIKNQRTHSAEKPYVCRECGRGFTWKSNLVTHQRTHSGEKPYVCKECGRGFTWKSNLFTHQRTHSGVRPYMCKECGQSFSLKSNLITHQRAHSGEKPYVCRECGRAFRQHSHLIRHKRIHSGEKPYVCRECEQGFSQKSHLIRHLRTHTGEKPYVCTECGRHFSWKSNLKTHQRTHSGVKPYVCLECGQCFSLKSNLNKHQRSHTGEKPFVCRECGRAFTRKSTLITHQRTHSGEKPFVCRECGRGFNDKSTLISHQRTHSGEKPFMCRECGRRFSQKPNLFRHKRAHSGDTPFVCRECGQGFCDKLTLITHQRAHSGGKPHVCRECGQGFSRQSHLIRHQRIHSGEKPYVCRKCGRGFSRKSNLIRHQRTHSG
- the ZNF875 gene encoding zinc finger protein 875 isoform X2, which gives rise to MASRLLKAKKEAFVAFGDVAVDFTQEEWRLLSPAQRTLHREVMMETYSHLISLEIPFSKPKLISQLERGEEPWKEERQSLLRLCPGSKLETQPCFPCPPAFSSQQALSQRVWLSHLPQLFSSLRAGNHLHPGKPYSEDQEQQQEQLFDQTCLSNKADLQEREDFKPVCGRESRSRTLEVFSSAPEEQPVRAKEDNLVVDIGPSPEEILCGLEVSGFGAIRYGELGLGFIKESNQLSLQKTHTGETPYMYREWRQGFSSMSVLIKNQRTHSAEKPYVCRECGRGFTWKSNLVTHQRTHSGEKPYVCKECGRGFTWKSNLFTHQRTHSGVRPYMCKECGQSFSLKSNLITHQRAHSGEKPYVCRECGRAFRQHSHLIRHKRIHSGEKPYVCRECEQGFSQKSHLIRHLRTHTGEKPYVCTECGRHFSWKSNLKTHQRTHSGVKPYVCLECGQCFSLKSNLNKHQRSHTGEKPFVCRECGRAFTRKSTLITHQRTHSGEKPFVCRECGRGFNDKSTLISHQRTHSGEKPFMCRECGRRFSQKPNLFRHKRAHSGDTPFVCRECGQGFCDKLTLITHQRAHSGGKPHVCRECGQGFSRQSHLIRHQRIHSGEKPYVCRKCGRGFSRKSNLIRHQRTHSG